The proteins below are encoded in one region of Flavobacterium sp. IMCC34852:
- a CDS encoding M23 family metallopeptidase, producing MAKKVKYYFDTESLAYRKIKPKLSKKLGYIGLFILASGLFGFLCFVILLNSSYLETPKDRLQAREIETMKLRYAILNKKIDQVEEVLADVEERDNNIYRAYFNTSPIPAEQRKAGFGGVNRYKELEGFDNSELVINTSKRVDVIAKELAIQSKSLDEILKLAKEKNKLLSAIPAIQPIKNEQMKRVASGFGYRSDPFTKVRKMHEGMDFTAKTGTPIFATGDGVVKSADNSKSGFGNHIEISHGYGYLTLYAHLSKYKVKRGQRVKRGDIIGYVGSTGRSEAPHLHYEVHKDGKVVNPLNFYYGNISAAEYTVISKLANQENQSLD from the coding sequence ATGGCGAAAAAAGTAAAGTATTATTTCGATACCGAAAGTTTGGCTTACCGAAAAATCAAGCCTAAACTATCCAAAAAACTGGGTTACATCGGTTTATTTATACTTGCTTCAGGATTATTTGGGTTTTTATGTTTTGTGATTTTATTGAATAGTTCTTATTTAGAAACTCCCAAAGACCGATTGCAAGCGCGCGAAATTGAAACGATGAAGTTGCGGTATGCGATTTTGAATAAAAAGATTGACCAAGTCGAGGAAGTTTTGGCCGATGTGGAAGAAAGAGACAATAATATTTACCGAGCCTATTTTAACACGTCACCCATTCCGGCAGAACAACGAAAAGCAGGTTTTGGCGGTGTGAATCGATACAAAGAATTAGAAGGTTTTGACAATTCGGAATTGGTGATTAACACCTCGAAACGCGTGGATGTGATTGCTAAAGAATTGGCTATTCAGTCGAAGTCGTTGGATGAAATTTTGAAATTGGCAAAAGAAAAGAACAAACTGCTATCCGCGATTCCGGCGATACAACCGATAAAAAATGAACAGATGAAGCGAGTGGCTTCGGGATTTGGCTATCGAAGTGACCCATTTACCAAAGTGCGTAAGATGCACGAAGGCATGGATTTTACAGCGAAAACGGGAACACCCATTTTTGCCACTGGTGATGGTGTAGTGAAAAGTGCCGACAATTCGAAATCGGGTTTTGGAAATCATATTGAAATTAGTCATGGTTATGGCTACTTAACCTTGTATGCCCATTTGAGTAAGTACAAAGTCAAACGCGGACAAAGAGTCAAACGTGGAGATATTATAGGATATGTGGGAAGCACCGGCCGAAGTGAAGCACCGCATTTGCATTATGAAGTGCACAAAGACGGCAAAGTGGTGAATCCGTTGAATTTTTATTACGGAAATATATCGGCAGC